A region of Betta splendens chromosome 13, fBetSpl5.4, whole genome shotgun sequence DNA encodes the following proteins:
- the LOC114868117 gene encoding LHFPL tetraspan subfamily member 6 protein isoform X2 yields the protein MASSLTCTGLVWALLSLLCAAASCVGFFMPYWLLGTQMDKPVSFGTFRRCSYPVRDEERQATVMLEQCGRYASFHGIPSLEWRICTVVTGVGCGLLLLVALTALMGCCISDLISRTIGRVAGGIQFVGGSCQIGWAYYCTGAGAAGAMLLCTWLSCFAGKKQKQYPY from the exons ATGGCCTCCAGCCTGACCTGCACGGGCCTCGTCTGGGCCCTGCTCTCCCTGCTgtgcgccgccgcctcctgcgtCGGCTTCTTCATGCCGTACTGGCTGCTGGGGACGCAGATGGACAAGCCCGTGTCCTTCGGCACGTTCCGGCGCTGCTCGTACCCGGTGCGGGACGAGGAGCGGCAGGCGACGGTGATGCTGGAGCAGTGCGGGCGCTACGCCTCCTTCCACGGCATCCCCAGCCTGGAGTGGAGGATCTGCACGGTGGTGACCGGCGTGGGctgcggcctcctcctgctggtgGCGCTCACGGCGCTGATGGGCTGCTGCATCTCCGACCTCATCTCGCGCACCATCGGCCGGGTGGCCGGCGGCATCCAGTTTGTGGGGG GTTCCTGTCAGATCGGATGGGCCTACTACTGCACGGGGGCGGGGGCCGCCGGCGCCATGCTGCTCTGCACCTGGCTGTCCTGCTTCGCCgggaagaagcagaagcagtaCCCGTACTGA
- the LOC114868117 gene encoding LHFPL tetraspan subfamily member 6 protein isoform X1, whose amino-acid sequence MASSLTCTGLVWALLSLLCAAASCVGFFMPYWLLGTQMDKPVSFGTFRRCSYPVRDEERQATVMLEQCGRYASFHGIPSLEWRICTVVTGVGCGLLLLVALTALMGCCISDLISRTIGRVAGGIQFVGGLLIGSGCALYPLGWDSEEVQQTCNNSSDQFQLGSCQIGWAYYCTGAGAAGAMLLCTWLSCFAGKKQKQYPY is encoded by the exons ATGGCCTCCAGCCTGACCTGCACGGGCCTCGTCTGGGCCCTGCTCTCCCTGCTgtgcgccgccgcctcctgcgtCGGCTTCTTCATGCCGTACTGGCTGCTGGGGACGCAGATGGACAAGCCCGTGTCCTTCGGCACGTTCCGGCGCTGCTCGTACCCGGTGCGGGACGAGGAGCGGCAGGCGACGGTGATGCTGGAGCAGTGCGGGCGCTACGCCTCCTTCCACGGCATCCCCAGCCTGGAGTGGAGGATCTGCACGGTGGTGACCGGCGTGGGctgcggcctcctcctgctggtgGCGCTCACGGCGCTGATGGGCTGCTGCATCTCCGACCTCATCTCGCGCACCATCGGCCGGGTGGCCGGCGGCATCCAGTTTGTGGGGG GCCTGCTCATCGGTTCCGGCTGCGCTCTCTACCCGCTGGGATGGGACAGCGAGGAGGTGCAGCAGACCTGCAACAACAGCTCCGACCAGTTTCAGCTGG GTTCCTGTCAGATCGGATGGGCCTACTACTGCACGGGGGCGGGGGCCGCCGGCGCCATGCTGCTCTGCACCTGGCTGTCCTGCTTCGCCgggaagaagcagaagcagtaCCCGTACTGA